A single Phycisphaerae bacterium DNA region contains:
- the cas2 gene encoding CRISPR-associated endonuclease Cas2 has protein sequence MRRCYLVCYDIREPKRLRRTHKTMKAYGEAWQYSVFYCTLKDIDRVRMENALREVVNLREDQILIVDLGSNEEAARESAIVLGQSLPEQDSGMVVI, from the coding sequence ATGCGACGATGCTATCTCGTCTGCTACGACATACGCGAGCCAAAGCGGCTTCGCCGAACGCACAAGACGATGAAAGCCTACGGCGAGGCATGGCAGTATTCGGTTTTCTATTGCACGCTCAAAGACATCGACCGCGTCCGCATGGAGAACGCCCTCCGCGAGGTCGTGAACCTCCGAGAAGATCAAATCCTGATCGTGGACCTGGGCAGCAACGAAGAAGCCGCCCGCGAATCGGCCATCGTCCTTGGCCAATCGCTGCCTGAACAAGATA
- the cas1 gene encoding CRISPR-associated endonuclease Cas1, with amino-acid sequence MWPCRGIAEHAYCPRLFYYMTVEGVFLPSADTEQGAGVHRRVDSPSEAPPSPRKSEAKRSNGRNKTEKLEETENDPDRPRAVRSLALTSEKLGLTGTLDLTEIEGARAVPVEYRKGRARRNGHGQSEPVDDMLEEPRLLPGPEPWPADRIQLGLQVLLLEEAGYSVPEAFLYYAAEKLRLRVPVDDKLRENALAELESAKRTAEGQRPPPLVNDPRCPRCSLQPICLPDEINHQKLTALTVEGQPIDEQITPRRLWPPRDDGIHVVLQREGVRVGVRGQSVRVTDKDGEVVREFPLANVESLAVLGGVQLSTQALTVFAEQEVPVAFLSSAGRLAAIMDPLGPTSAAVRAAQVRALDRPEKALELARAVTIAKISNQRTLLMRNHVGLSARVASDLQEALTAAQRALTIDELRGHEGNAAAIYFRHFAGMFKQGLVEIANRFDVNGRQRRPPPDPINAVLSFAYSMLTNECAAACRLASLEPTLGALHSTRPGRPALALDLLEPFRPIVADSVAVSAFNRGELTEGHFMNAASGCALTDAGRKAFFSAYGRRMDTEVSHPVFEYRLSYRRMLMLHARLIAAWMLGEMPSLSFLTTR; translated from the coding sequence ATGTGGCCCTGCCGTGGCATTGCCGAACACGCATACTGTCCGCGACTGTTCTATTACATGACGGTCGAGGGCGTCTTTCTACCCAGCGCCGACACTGAGCAAGGCGCAGGCGTGCATCGCCGTGTCGATTCTCCGAGCGAAGCGCCACCATCGCCGCGCAAGTCCGAGGCCAAGCGGAGCAACGGGCGCAACAAGACAGAAAAACTGGAGGAGACAGAAAACGACCCCGACCGCCCACGAGCAGTGCGAAGTCTCGCGCTTACCAGCGAAAAACTCGGTCTGACAGGCACGCTTGATCTTACGGAGATAGAAGGTGCAAGAGCCGTTCCGGTCGAATATCGGAAGGGTCGCGCACGCCGCAACGGCCACGGCCAGAGCGAACCGGTTGATGATATGCTGGAGGAACCGCGCTTGTTGCCAGGTCCCGAGCCGTGGCCGGCGGACCGCATCCAACTTGGGCTACAGGTCTTATTGCTTGAGGAGGCTGGGTATTCGGTTCCCGAAGCCTTTCTCTATTACGCCGCAGAAAAACTGCGGCTGCGAGTGCCGGTCGATGATAAGCTGCGGGAGAATGCGCTCGCCGAACTCGAATCTGCGAAGCGAACCGCCGAAGGCCAACGACCGCCGCCTCTCGTCAACGATCCGCGCTGTCCGCGATGCTCGCTCCAACCGATTTGCCTGCCTGACGAAATCAACCATCAGAAATTGACCGCATTGACTGTCGAAGGCCAGCCAATCGATGAACAAATCACACCACGACGACTTTGGCCGCCGCGTGATGATGGCATCCACGTCGTGCTTCAACGCGAAGGCGTGCGAGTCGGCGTTCGTGGACAATCGGTTCGCGTCACGGACAAAGACGGCGAAGTCGTGCGCGAGTTCCCGCTTGCGAATGTCGAATCGCTCGCGGTGCTCGGCGGAGTCCAACTTTCGACGCAAGCGCTCACCGTTTTCGCCGAGCAGGAAGTTCCCGTCGCGTTTCTCTCATCAGCAGGAAGACTTGCGGCCATCATGGACCCGCTCGGGCCGACAAGCGCCGCCGTGCGCGCGGCACAGGTCCGCGCGTTGGACCGGCCAGAAAAGGCGCTCGAACTAGCCCGTGCTGTTACCATTGCAAAAATCTCGAATCAACGAACCCTTCTCATGCGCAATCACGTTGGTTTGTCCGCACGGGTCGCTTCCGATTTGCAGGAGGCGCTGACCGCGGCGCAACGAGCACTGACGATTGATGAACTTCGCGGTCACGAAGGCAATGCTGCCGCAATCTACTTCCGGCACTTTGCGGGAATGTTCAAGCAGGGTCTCGTTGAAATCGCCAACCGGTTCGACGTAAACGGGCGGCAACGCCGTCCACCGCCTGATCCGATCAATGCTGTATTGTCGTTTGCATACTCCATGCTCACGAATGAATGCGCGGCGGCATGTCGTTTGGCCAGTCTTGAGCCGACGCTGGGGGCATTGCACTCGACGCGGCCGGGTAGACCAGCCCTTGCCCTTGACCTCCTTGAGCCGTTCCGTCCTATCGTGGCCGACTCGGTCGCGGTTTCCGCCTTCAACCGTGGAGAGCTAACCGAAGGTCATTTCATGAACGCAGCGTCCGGCTGCGCCCTAACGGACGCCGGTCGCAAGGCGTTCTTTTCTGCTTACGGGCGACGCATGGATACCGAAGTGTCACATCCCGTATTCGAGTACCGGCTTTCGTACCGCCGCATGTTGATGCTTCATGCCCGACTGATCGCGGCATGGATGCTCGGCGAGATGCCGTCGCTTTCGTTCCTGACGACGCGGTAG